A stretch of DNA from Spirochaeta isovalerica:
GACACTCTCGCGGTCTGGTCCGCAGTCATTCCGGGAAACACAGGCAGACTGATGCTCATGCCGTACTTTTTCAGGGCTTCCGGATAATCCTGTGGTTTCAGCTTATAGCGTTCGCTGTAATAGGGCATAATATGAAGCGGGATGTAGTGAACCGATGTTCCTATGCCTTCTTCTCCCAGGCATTCGATAAAACGGTCCCTGTCGATATCGAGCTTGGCCGGATCAATCCTGAGAATATAAAGGTGCCATGAGTGGTATTCCGCATGGGGAGGCAGAGTGACAAAGTCCAGGCCTTCCAGCTCCCTGTTGTACTTTTCGGCGATTTCTTTTCGGCTTTTATAGAATGATTCGGCCTTTTTCAGCTGCTCTCGTCCGATAGCGGCGGCTATGTCAGTCATATTGTATTTAAAACCCGCTTCCACGACGGCGTACCGCCACGAGCCGCCTTTGGCTGTGTACCGGTTCCACACATCTCTGTCGATACCGTGGAGCCTCATAACCGATATCCTTTTGGCTAATTCATCGCTGTCCGTTACAACCATGCCGCCTTCTCCGGTGGTTATGGTCTTATTGGCGTAGAAAGAGTAAACTCCCGCATCTCCGATCGTTCCCGAATATCCTTTGTCCGTTTTTACCGGAAAACTGTGAGCGGCGTCTTCGAGAATCCTGATTCCGTATTTCCCTGCAATTCGACAGATCTCATCCATGCGGCAGTGATGGCCGCCCATATGAACGGGTATGACCGCTTTAATCTTTCCCCTGTGCTCTTCCACGGCTTTTTCGAATTGGAGCGGGTCGATATTCCAGCTTTCCTCTTCGATATCGATAAACAGCGGATCCGCTCCGAGGTAACGTATCACTTCGGCTGTAGCTGTAAAAGTGTAGGGCGTCGTCGCTACCAGATCGCCGGGACCTATGCCCAGAGCTTCAAGGGCCAGGTGCAGTCCGGCGGTCGCGGAATTGACCGCCAGTGCATGTCTGGCACCTACGTAGGAGGCGAATTCCTTTTCGAAGGCTTTGACCTCGATTCCGCTGGTCAGCCAACCGCTGCGGATAACCCGGACAGCCGCTTCCTCTTCTTCCGGTCCGGTGCTGGGTTTCGCAAAGGGGATAAAATCAGTACTGCGGTTCATTGGCCGGCACCTCCACGGACGGTAAATAGCGGTTTATTGTACGCCTCAGCTCCACTCTGTTCCTGTACAGTTCTCCATTTTCCGCTCCGGGGAAACAGATCCAGGATAACTCGGAGAGCAAATCGTTCAATTTGCCGGGACTGAACTCCTTCCGGTTGGGAAGCTTCATGATCTTGGAAAATTCAGTCTGTATCGGCGAATCATCGTCATTCCACAGGGTTTCATAAATTTTCTCACCGGGCCTCATCCCTATATAATCAATCTCGATATCCTCTTCCCGGAAACCGTAGAAGCGAATCATCTGCCTGGCCATATCGATTATTTTCAGCGGCTCTCCCATATCGAGAATATAGAGATTGCCTCCGGTTCCCACTCCGCCT
This window harbors:
- a CDS encoding DegT/DnrJ/EryC1/StrS family aminotransferase, encoding MNRSTDFIPFAKPSTGPEEEEAAVRVIRSGWLTSGIEVKAFEKEFASYVGARHALAVNSATAGLHLALEALGIGPGDLVATTPYTFTATAEVIRYLGADPLFIDIEEESWNIDPLQFEKAVEEHRGKIKAVIPVHMGGHHCRMDEICRIAGKYGIRILEDAAHSFPVKTDKGYSGTIGDAGVYSFYANKTITTGEGGMVVTDSDELAKRISVMRLHGIDRDVWNRYTAKGGSWRYAVVEAGFKYNMTDIAAAIGREQLKKAESFYKSRKEIAEKYNRELEGLDFVTLPPHAEYHSWHLYILRIDPAKLDIDRDRFIECLGEEGIGTSVHYIPLHIMPYYSERYKLKPQDYPEALKKYGMSISLPVFPGMTADQTARVSDAVKRIGERHRRKTL